In Pyricularia oryzae 70-15 chromosome 2, whole genome shotgun sequence, one genomic interval encodes:
- a CDS encoding beta-xylosidase, whose protein sequence is MKCCWFILGASAFVSGQEDPESRRQSYPDCVNGPLSTNNVCDRTLSPPERAAALVEALSIEEKLQNLVSKSQGAPRIGLPAYNWWSEALHGVAYAPGTYFPQGNVEFNSSTSYPMPLLMAAGFDDNLIEKIGTAIGIEARAWGNSGWAGFDYWTPNVNAFKDPRWGRGSETPGEDVLRIKRYAEYITRGLDGPVPNEQRRIISTCKHYAGNDFEDWNGTTRHDFNAKITMQDLAEYYLKPFQQCARDSKVGSIMCAYNAVNGVPSCANKYLLQTILRDHWKWTEHNNYVTSDCEAVLDVSANHHYAPTNAAGTAICFEAGMDTSCEYTGSSDIPGAWSQGLLKEETVDRALLRLYEGLVRAGYFDGEEAMYADLDWQHVNSAEAQSLALQAAVEGMVLLKNNGTLPLDLDPSHKIAMIGFWADAPEKLQGGYSGRAHHLYSPAFAARQLGLDITVASGPVLQDNNASDNWTTNALEAASGADYILYFGGLDTSAAGETLDRTDLDWPEAQLTLVKVV, encoded by the exons ATGAAGTGTTGCTGGTTCATCCTTGGCGCTTCCGCGTTTGTTTCTGGGCAGGAAGACCCAGAATCTCGGCGCCAGAGCTACCCCGACTGCGTCAATGGACCACTCTCCACTAATAATGTTTGCGACCGCACGCTCTCCCCACCCGAGCGCGCGGCGGCACTGGTAGAAGCCCTCAGCATCGAGGAGAAGCTCCAAAATCTGGTCAG CAAGTCACAAGGAGCTCCCCGCATCGGCCTGCCTGCCTACAACTGGTGGAGCGAGGCCCTTCACGGAGTGGCATATGCTCCTGGTACCTACTTTCCCCAAGGCAACGTCGAATTCAACTCGTCTACATCATACCCCATGCCTCTCTTGATGGCTGCGGGTTTCGACGACAACCTGATCGAAAAGATTGGCACCGCGATAGGCATCGAGGCCAGGGCCTGGGGCAACTCTGGCTGGGCAGGATTCGACTACTGGACGCCGAATGTGAACGCCTTCAAGGATCCTCGATGGGGTCGTGGTTCTGAGACGCCAGGTGAAGATGTTCTCCGAATCAAGCGGTACGCCGAGTACATCACAAGAGGCCTGGACGGACCTGTGCCAAACGAGCAGCGCCGCATCATCTCCACGTGCAAGCACTACGCTGGAAACGACTTTGAGGACTGGAACGGCACGACGAGACACGACTTCAACGCAAAGATCACGATGCAGGATCTTGCCGAGTACTACCTCAAGCCCTTCCAGCAATGCGCCCGCGACTCCAAAGTCGGTTCCATCATGTGCGCCTACAACGCCGTCAACGGCGTCCCATCCTGCGCCAACAAGTACCTTTTACAAACCATCCTCCGAGACCACTGGAAGTGGACCGAGCACAACAACTACGTCACGAGCGACTGTGAGGCCGTGCTGGACGTGTCAGCGAACCATCACTACGCCCCTACCAACGCAGCCGGGACTGCCATCTGCTTCGAGGCCGGCATGGATACAAGCTGTGAATACACTGGTAGTTCGGACATTCCTGGCGCTTGGTCGCAGGGTCTGCTCAAGGAGGAGACTGTCGATAGGGCCCTTCTCCGCCTATATGAGGGTCTTGTGCGAGCAGGCTATTTTGATGGCGAGGAGGCCATGTACGCAGACCTCGATTGGCAGCACGTCAACTCTGCCGAAGCCCAAAGTCTTGCTTTGCAGGCTGCTGTAGAGGGCATGGTACTCCTCAAGAACAACGGCACCTTGCCGCTAGACCTCGATCCTTCCCACAAGATCGCCATGATTGGCTTTTGGGCCGATGCGCCAGAGAAGCTTCAAGGCGGGTACAGCGGCCGGGCACACCACCTTTACTCACCAGCGTTTGCTGCACGACAGCTAGGACTCGATATCACGGTGGCTAGTGGGCCCGTTCTGCAAGACAATAATGCCAGCGACAACTGGACGACCAATGCTCTGGAGGCCGCAAGCGGGGCTGATTACATCCTGTACTTTGGCGGCCTCGACACTTCTGCTGCAGGGGAAACTCTGGACAGGACCGATCTCGACTGGCCCGAGGCGCAGTTGACTCTGGTGAAGGTtgtgtag